The Desulfovibrio sp. genome window below encodes:
- a CDS encoding nitroreductase family protein: MTVKDAIAKRRSIRKFTSEAVSRESLMELIEAARLSPSGCNSQPWRFRLVTGSSEIEWFGGPATAEQRWVGRAGAVIVCCVDTSAYLCDSRATIRALREAGLMSPEFAEDVNESYLKPAEEGPKAVLKGAAGLNLAIAMSAMMLRAVELGLGTTWIGRLDEELIKERLGLPDSLGVVALLAVGYPGENPEPRPRKSLEDILI; encoded by the coding sequence ATGACTGTCAAGGACGCCATAGCCAAGCGCCGTTCCATTCGAAAATTCACCAGCGAGGCGGTCAGCCGCGAAAGCCTCATGGAGCTCATCGAGGCCGCAAGACTTTCTCCGTCCGGGTGCAATTCTCAGCCCTGGCGTTTCCGACTGGTCACGGGGAGTTCAGAAATTGAATGGTTCGGCGGTCCGGCCACTGCCGAGCAACGCTGGGTGGGCAGGGCTGGAGCCGTGATCGTGTGCTGCGTTGATACCTCCGCCTACCTGTGCGACTCACGGGCCACGATCCGAGCCCTGCGCGAAGCGGGGCTCATGTCCCCGGAGTTCGCCGAGGATGTAAACGAATCGTACCTCAAGCCCGCCGAGGAAGGGCCGAAGGCGGTGCTCAAGGGTGCGGCCGGGCTCAACCTGGCCATCGCCATGTCCGCCATGATGCTCCGGGCCGTGGAGCTGGGGCTTGGGACCACGTGGATAGGACGATTGGACGAGGAGCTGATTAAAGAACGCCTGGGGTTGCCGGACAGCCTCGGCGTCGTGGCTCTTCTTGCCGTTGGTTACCCCGGCGAGAATCCGGAGCCGCGGCCTCGCAAAAGCCTGGAAGACATTCTGATCTAG